From the Ctenopharyngodon idella isolate HZGC_01 chromosome 3, HZGC01, whole genome shotgun sequence genome, one window contains:
- the LOC127508760 gene encoding patched domain-containing protein 3-like isoform X1, translated as MAKCKTDCIERPLSLVFEKLGGVVGRHPCVFLLLALFVAAVLGAGFIFLHEGKANDIEDQFTPVNGPAKSERAIVVENFPQSEEFSQLRLVSEGTYASLIITGLQGENILNEAAFNDIIELDRQVKSIKTGNNFENLCAKTKGRCMSNAILDIINYNATEIVSLDITYPMNNGMFLGTTIGGVELNNSKLTSAKAVRLFYFLDEKKTKENPYWLDGFLKLLSNYTEEKMSSEVHVSYFTSISRQNEFETNADSVIPLFSITYFLAITISIMSCLRLDCVRTKVWVATFGVVSAGMAVLASFGLLLFCGMPFAMTVATAPFLILGVGVDDMFIMISCWQKTEVNKAVEFRLAETYKEAGVSITITTLTDVLAFYIGLMTPFRSVQSFCMYTSTALLFCYIFNITFFGACLALNGRREKGNRHWLTCMKVPEATGDDGGCCVGGAYDKNTLKEFEMPVNSLFKNYYGPFLTRVWVKTLVCLIYAGYLAVSIYGCFQMQEGLDLKHLAADGSYVGSYYDKEDEFFSAFGPNVMLVIKDEEFKYWSPTARESLDLCLENFQNLKVARSGISPVSWLSEYMKFGQNFGFSLNNETQFKSHLTAFLNQSGFSQDVNFTNNQIHASRMFIQTVNIRTAIDEKNMLDVFRETAEKCGKLQTPVDLIVYHPAFIYFDQYAVIISNTIQNLVVATCAMLVISLLLIPNPLCSLWVTFAIASVIVGVAGFMALWDVSLDSVSMINLVICIGFSVDFSAHISYAFVSSEKSSVNEKATDAITKLGYPIIQGAVSTIAGVVVLSAAKSYIFRTFFKIMFLVILFGAVHGIVFIPVFLTFLGTCNNSREKTKPNLPEPSDKSERREKAFVIQNVWCADPDCP; from the exons ATGGCGAAGTGTAAAACAGACTGCATCGAAAGGCCTCTGTCTCTGGTCTTTGAAAAGCTTGGTGGTGTTGTTGGTAGACATCCGTGTGTGTTTCTTTTATTAGCTTTATTTGTGGCTGCTGTCCTGGGAGCTGGTTTCATCTTTCTTCATGAGGGGAAGGCAAATGATATTGAAGATCAGTTCACACCTGTCAATGGACCTGCCAAGTCGGAGAGGGCGATTGTGGTGGAAAATTTCCCACAATCTGAAGAGTTTTCTCAGTTACGACTTGTATCTGAAGGCACTTATGCATCTTTGATCATCACCGGCTTGCaaggagaaaatattttaaatgaagcaGCTTTTAACGATATTATAGAGCTAGACAGACAAGTGAAAAGTATAAAAACAGGAAACAATTTTGAAAACCTCTGTGCCAAAACAAAAGGAAGGTGCATGTCAAATGCAATTTTAGACATTATAAATTACAATGCTACTGAAATAGTTTCTTTAGATATAACATATCCGATGAATAATGGCATGTTTTTGGGAACAACCATCGGCGGTGTAGAGCTGAATAACTCAAAGCTCACCAGTGCCAAAGCGGTCAGGCTTTTTTATTTCTTAGATGAGAAGAAGACAAAGGAAAACCCTTACTGGCTTGATGGCTTTCTAAAACTCCTCTCAAACTATACAGAAGAGAAAATGTCAAGCGAG GTCCATGTGTCTTACTTTACATCAATATCAAGACAGAATGAGTTTGAGACCAATGCAGACTCTGTGATCCCCCTCTTCTCTATTACTTATTTCCTGGCCATAACCATTTCAATTATGTCTTGTTTGAG GTTAGACTGTGTCAGGACGAAGGTGTGGGTGGCCACATTTGGCGTCGTCTCCGCTGGTATGGCCGTGTTGGCCAGCTTTGGACTGCTGCTGTTCTGTGGGATGCCGTTTGCCATGACCGTGGCCACAGCCCCCTTTCTGATCCTCG GTGTTGGTGTTGATGACATGTTCATTATGATCTCCTGCTGGCAGAAGACTGAAGTTAATAAAGCTGTTGAGTTTCGTTTAGCAGAAACGTATAAAGAGGCCGGCGTGTCCATCACTATCACCACGCTGACAGACGTTCTGGCTTTCTACATCGGTCTCATGACTCCCTTCCGCTCAGTTCAGTCTTTCTGCATGTACACCAGCACAGCTCTTCTGTTCTGCTACATCTTCAACATCACCTTCTTCGGCGCGTGTCTCGCACTGAACGGACGGAGAGAGAAAGGCAACAGACACTGGCTGACCTGCATGAAAGTCCCAGAAGCCACTGGTGATGATGGAGGTTGTTGTGTTGGTGGGGCATATGATAAAAACACACTGAAGGAATTTGAAATGCCAGTGAATTCATTGTTTAAAAACTATTACGGCCCTTTTCTGACAAGAGTGTGGGTTAAGACGCTGGTGTGTCTGATCTATGCTGGGTATTTGGCAGTGAGTATCTATGGATGCTTCCAAATGCAGGAAGGTCTAGATCTGAAACATTTAGCAGCAGACGGCTCATATGTTGGCAGTTACTATGACAAAGAAGATGAATTCTTCTCTGCCTTTGGTCCCAATGTCATGTTAGTCATAAAGGATGAAGAGTTTAAGTACTGGAGCCCAACTGCTCGTGAAAGTCTTGACTTGTGTTTGGAAAATTTTCAAAATCTGAAAGTGGCACGTTCAGGCATTTCACCTGTTTCTTGGCTGAGTGAATACATGAAGTTTGGACAGAACTTTGGTTTCAGTTTAAACAATGAAACACAATTCAAAAGCCATTTAACTGCATTTCTTAATCAGTCTGGTTTTAGTCAAGATGTTAATTTCACTAACAATCAAATTCATGCATCACGTATGTTCATTCAGACTGTGAACATCCGCACAGCGATCGATGAGAAGAATATGCTTGATGTGTTTAGAGAAACCGCAGAAAAATGTGGGAAGTTGCAGACACCTGTTGATCTGATTGTGTACCACCCTGCGTTCATCTATTTCGACCAATATGCCGTCATCATCAGTAATACAATCCAAAACTTAGTGGTTGCTACGTGTGCAATGTTAGTCATTTCACTCCTGTTGATCCCAAACCCTCTCTGCTCTCTCTGGGTGACATTTGCCATCGCATCTGTCATTGTGGGAGTGGCTGGGTTCATGGCATTATGGGATGTTAGTTTAGACTCCGTTTCTATGATTAATCTTGTTATCTGTATCGGGTTTTCTGTCGACTTCTCTGCTCATATATCCTATGCTTTTGTGTCAAGTGAAAAATCCTCAGTGAATGAGAAAGCCACAGATGCCATCACTAAACTGGGCTATCCCATCATTCAAGGGGCCGTGTCCACTATTGCAGGAGTGGTGGTGCTGTCGGCTGCTAAAAGCTACATCTTCAGGACCTTCTTCAAAATCATGTTCTTAGTCATTCTGTTTGGGGCCGTCCATGGCATCGTATTCATACCGGTGTTCCTGACCTTTCTCGGCACTTGTAATAATAGCCGTGAAAAAACCAAACCAAATCTTCCAGAGCCCAGTGACAAAAGCGAACGGCGAGAAAAAGCATTCGTGATTCAGAATGTGTGGTGTGCTGATCCTGACTGTCCATAG